A genome region from Corynebacterium uberis includes the following:
- the alaS gene encoding alanine--tRNA ligase has product MQTHEIRERFTAHFVNAGHTEVPSASLILDDPNLLFVNAGMVPFKPYFLGQQNPPFPNGTATSIQKCVRTLDIEEVGITTRHNTFFQMAGNFSFGQYFKEGAITHAWTLLTDPVDKGGFGLDPERLWVTVYLDDDEAADIWHEKMGVPTERIQRLGMEDNYWSMGIPGPCGPCSEIYYDRGPEYGKEGGPIADDNRYMEIWNLVFMQNERGEGTGKGNFEILGPLPKKNIDTGLGVERVACILQGVDNVYETDLLRPVIDVAEEVTGSTYEDPKADRSDDIRFRVIADHSRTAMMIILDGVVPSNEGRGYILRRLLRRIVRSARLLGATGETIGRFMNTIMDTMTPSFPEIATNRERILRVATKEEQAFLRTLESGTHLFENTVEQVKGQGKHTLAGERAFELHDTYGFPIDLTLEMAAEAGLEVDMDGFEAAMAEQKARAKADNRAKKHGHADLSVYREFVDNHPTEFVGYDQLDSPATVLGMVADGALVTQAHAGDEVEVILDVTPMYAEAGGQLGDRGQIVTGDAIVDVHDVQKIGKKLWVHKGTVTQGGLDVGSQVTAEVSGTWRHAARQAHSATHLIHAALRQVLGPTAVQAGSMNKPGYLRFDFQYTEQLTPEQLREIELITNQAVDADWQVNTIETSLAEAKAMGAMALFSENYGDVVRVVEIGGPFSIELCGGTHVGHSSQIGPVSVLGESSVGSGARRIEAYSGLDAFRYMSKETALASGVAATLKTPSADIPARLAALTSKLHDAEKRVAALRRAQLLASAGALVEAAQHVGDYDLVTVDLDDVADPADLRSLANEVRNRLRGRAAVVVAAAKDAAANRVPFVVAATKEAVDRGVRSGDIVKEMAPNIEARGGGKPDLAQGSGTRPAGLEAAFQAVREALRR; this is encoded by the coding sequence GTGCAGACTCATGAGATCCGGGAGCGCTTTACCGCCCACTTTGTCAACGCAGGCCACACGGAGGTTCCTAGTGCCTCGCTGATCCTGGATGACCCGAACCTGCTCTTTGTCAACGCCGGCATGGTTCCCTTCAAGCCCTACTTCCTGGGCCAGCAGAACCCACCGTTTCCCAACGGCACCGCCACGTCCATTCAGAAGTGCGTGCGCACACTAGACATTGAGGAGGTGGGCATCACCACCCGCCACAACACCTTCTTCCAGATGGCCGGCAACTTTTCCTTCGGGCAGTACTTCAAGGAAGGCGCCATCACGCACGCCTGGACCCTGCTGACTGACCCGGTTGACAAGGGCGGCTTCGGGCTGGACCCAGAGCGCCTGTGGGTGACGGTGTACCTGGATGATGATGAAGCCGCCGACATCTGGCACGAGAAGATGGGCGTGCCCACGGAGCGCATCCAGCGGCTGGGGATGGAAGATAACTACTGGTCCATGGGTATCCCGGGGCCCTGCGGTCCGTGCTCAGAGATCTACTATGACCGCGGGCCGGAGTACGGCAAGGAAGGCGGCCCAATCGCCGACGACAACCGCTACATGGAGATCTGGAACCTGGTCTTCATGCAAAACGAGCGCGGCGAGGGCACCGGCAAGGGCAACTTTGAGATCCTTGGCCCGCTGCCCAAGAAGAACATCGATACCGGCCTAGGCGTCGAGCGCGTGGCGTGCATCCTGCAAGGGGTGGACAACGTCTATGAGACGGACCTGCTGCGCCCGGTCATCGACGTCGCGGAAGAGGTCACCGGCAGCACCTATGAGGACCCGAAGGCCGATCGCAGCGATGACATCCGCTTCCGGGTGATCGCCGATCACTCGCGCACCGCCATGATGATCATCCTGGACGGCGTGGTGCCCTCCAATGAGGGGCGCGGCTACATCCTGCGCCGCCTGCTGCGCCGGATCGTCCGCTCGGCACGCCTGCTGGGCGCCACCGGAGAGACCATCGGCCGCTTCATGAACACCATCATGGACACCATGACGCCGTCGTTCCCGGAGATTGCCACCAACCGGGAGCGGATCCTGCGCGTGGCCACCAAGGAGGAGCAGGCCTTCCTGCGCACCCTGGAGTCGGGCACCCACCTGTTTGAGAACACGGTCGAGCAGGTCAAGGGGCAGGGCAAGCACACCCTCGCCGGGGAGCGTGCCTTCGAGCTGCATGACACCTATGGTTTCCCCATCGACTTGACCCTGGAGATGGCCGCAGAGGCGGGCCTTGAGGTTGACATGGACGGCTTTGAGGCCGCCATGGCGGAGCAAAAGGCGCGCGCTAAGGCGGACAACCGCGCCAAGAAGCATGGACACGCTGATCTTTCGGTTTACCGCGAGTTCGTGGACAACCATCCGACGGAGTTCGTCGGCTATGACCAGCTGGATTCTCCCGCCACCGTGCTCGGCATGGTCGCCGACGGCGCGCTGGTCACGCAGGCGCATGCCGGCGATGAGGTAGAGGTCATCCTTGACGTCACGCCCATGTACGCCGAGGCCGGCGGACAGCTGGGCGACCGGGGCCAGATTGTCACCGGCGACGCGATCGTGGATGTCCATGACGTGCAAAAGATCGGCAAGAAGCTGTGGGTGCACAAGGGCACGGTCACCCAGGGTGGCCTTGATGTGGGCTCGCAGGTCACCGCTGAGGTCAGCGGCACGTGGCGCCATGCCGCGCGCCAGGCCCACTCGGCCACGCACCTCATCCACGCGGCGCTGCGCCAGGTGCTTGGCCCCACCGCCGTCCAGGCGGGGTCCATGAACAAGCCGGGCTACCTGCGTTTTGATTTCCAGTACACCGAGCAGCTCACCCCGGAGCAGCTCCGCGAAATCGAGCTGATTACCAACCAGGCTGTGGACGCTGACTGGCAGGTCAACACCATTGAGACCTCCTTGGCGGAGGCGAAGGCGATGGGCGCGATGGCCCTGTTTAGCGAGAACTACGGTGACGTGGTCCGGGTGGTAGAAATCGGCGGCCCATTTTCCATTGAGCTGTGCGGTGGCACCCACGTGGGGCATTCCTCGCAGATCGGCCCGGTGTCGGTGCTGGGCGAGTCCTCGGTGGGCTCGGGCGCGCGGCGCATTGAGGCCTACTCGGGCCTTGACGCCTTCCGCTACATGTCCAAGGAGACCGCGCTGGCCAGCGGCGTGGCCGCAACCTTGAAGACCCCGTCGGCGGACATTCCGGCGCGCCTGGCAGCGCTGACCTCCAAGCTGCACGATGCGGAGAAGCGGGTGGCGGCGCTGCGTCGTGCCCAGCTGTTGGCCTCGGCGGGTGCGCTGGTGGAGGCGGCACAGCACGTGGGCGACTATGACCTGGTTACCGTCGATCTTGATGATGTCGCGGACCCGGCCGATCTGCGTTCGTTGGCCAACGAGGTGCGCAACCGGCTGCGGGGCCGCGCTGCGGTGGTAGTCGCGGCGGCGAAGGATGCGGCGGCCAACCGGGTGCCCTTCGTGGTCGCGGCGACCAAGGAGGCTGTGGATCGCGGCGTGCGCTCCGGCGACATCGTCAAGGAGATGGCCCCGAACATTGAGGCCCGCGGCGGCGGAAAGCCGGACCTGGCGCAGGGCTCCGGTACCCGTCCTGCCGGCCTGGAAGCCGCCTTCCAGGCGGTGCGTGAGGCCTTGCGGCGCTAG